In the genome of Triticum urartu cultivar G1812 chromosome 5, Tu2.1, whole genome shotgun sequence, one region contains:
- the LOC125556029 gene encoding clavaminate synthase-like protein At3g21360, which produces MEATSEHDGGGSGAGDYEALMAALMANRQLLEAKVGINNAMFAASDLATSQLGHSFVVGGCEGQKTIDGQQMPLVLGPSTKGAGEGGGGTGYEALVAAVKAKREWLEDKVVTNSAILLRGFDVRDAAEFDAVVEALGWPDIRYVGPAPRTHVHGRIWTANEGPLEQSVYFHHEMVLIKEFPAKVILFCEVPPPEGGETPFVPSFRVTERALEEFPEMVEELDAKGLRYTFTAPSNNNTGSMRGRGWEDAFGTSDKSEAETRAKSLGMGVEWLEDGGVKTILGPRTLTHVFPGHEGRRIWFNTLVGMHGKELSSATAADGAEIPASFVQRCEEIIEEESIQFRWRKGDILILDNLATLHGRRPSLPPRRVLVATCK; this is translated from the exons ATGGAAGCCACCTCAGAACACGACGGGGGTGGCAGCGGCGCCGGCGACTACGAAGCTCTCATGGCAGCACTGATGGCCAACAGGCAGCTGCTGGAAGCCAAGGTCGGCATCAACAACGCAATGTTCGCCGCCAGCGATCTGGCCACGTCGCAGCTCGGCCATTCCTTCGTCGTCGGCGGGTGCGAAGGGCAGAAGACCATAGACGGCCAGCAGATGCCACTGGTCCTGGGCCCGTCAACGAAAGGTgcgggcgaaggcggcggcggcacCGGGTACGAGGCGCTCGTGGCCGCTGTGAAGGCCAAGAGGGAGTGGCTGGAGGACAAGGTGGTGACCAACAGCGCCATTCTGCTGCGCGGCTTCGACGTCCGCGACGCGGCGGAGTTCGACGCCGTCGTGGAGGCGCTTGGGTGGCCGGACATCCGGTACGTCGGCCCCGCGCCGCGCACCCACGTCCACGGCCGCATCTGGACCGCCAACGAGGGGCCCCTCGAGCAGAGCGTCTACTTCCACCACGAGATGGTGCTG ATCAAGGAGTTCCCGGCGAAGGTGATACTGTTCTGTGAGGTGCCGCCGCCGGAGGGTGGAGAGACGCCGTTCGTGCCGAGCTTCCGGGTGACGGAGCGGGCGCTGGAGGAGTTCCCGGAGATGGTGGAGGAGCTGGACGCCAAGGGGCTCCGGTACACGTTCACGGCGCCGAGCAACAACAACACCGGGTCCATGAGAGGGAGAGGATGGGAAGACGCTTTCGGCACGTCAGACAAGTCTGAAGCAGAGACGAG GGCAAAGTCACTGGGAATGGGCGTGGAGTGGCTCGAGGACGGTGGCGTGAAGACGATCCTGGGTCCCCGCACGCTGACCCACGTCTTCCCAGGGCACGAAGGCCGGAGGATATGGTTCAACACGTTGGTCGGGATGCACGGCAAGGAGCTGAGCTCGGCCACGGCGGCTGACGGGGCCGAGATCCCGGCGAGCTTCGTGCAGCGGTGCGAGGAGATCATCGAGGAGGAGAGCATCCAGTTCCGTTGGCGCAAGGGCGACATCCTCATCCTCGACAACCTCGCCACGCTACACGGCCGGCGGCCGTCGCTGCCGCCTAGGCGGGTTCTCGTCGCAACCTGCAAGTGA
- the LOC125556028 gene encoding ankyrin-3-like — MPRVHLPPRMAPENTEQAPSLRTKPTEGVDFEPHPELLLAARRADWRQLERLLGQKDDAAAAPPPAPVRPARHDVIVHIAEAVNVESASTVTSADAVTVARDSVLHVVASRGDAHEFLKSATVIYDRARHLLDARNGNGDTPLHCAARAGWGGMVAHLVGLARGAENGGGGGDDEKVKAMLRMQNEQGETVLHEAVRLGSGDMVGRLMSEDPHLARVPPADGASPLYLAVSLEHDDIARQLYQNDKGLSYSGPDGRNALHVAALKGKETIKMLLEWNKDLIRQADRSSRSTPLHFAASWGEHEVISLLLDADQSAAYQPDIDGSFPIHVAAYANKVKAVSVLLDGRRDCAELRDANGRTFLHVAVLEESQSVVTYASNLQSKKFASSVMNMQDKDGNTALHLAIQMGNMWIFSPLMKNREVKLNLRNNKGQTPLDLSWITTPAGVHYGLNPRIMIHRLLQDAGAKNGTFRCDHFHKEHIVLLDPKEEAQKITDSTQTIGIGSVLIATVAFTAAFALPGGYRADDHPNGGTPTLARHYAFDVFIIANTLAFICACLSITSLMYAGVTTVDIRTRMISFVISVTFMAGSARSLGAAFVFGLYVVLATVARTTAIASCAITALALVDAVWAFSMVANGELMLLKRLGVRAWWRLPWAILLTFLSQFWPYIVIAGVLIFYKVDRVH; from the exons ATGCCAAGAGTGCACCTGCCTCCCAGAATGGCTCCAGAGAACACAGAGCAAGCTCCCAGCCTACGGACCAAGCCAACTGAGGGGGTCGACTTCGAGCCGCATCCGGAGCTGCTCCTGGCCGCGCGCCGCGCCGACTGGCGGCAGCTCGAGCGTCTCCTTGGCCAAAAAGACGACGCAGCAGCAGCGCCCCCGCCGGCGCCAGTGCGACCGGCACGTCATGATGTGATCGTCCACATCGCGGAAGCCGTTAATGTCGAATCGGCATCCACGGTGACCTCGGCCGACGCGGTCACCGTGGCGCGGGACTCCGTCCTCCACGTGGTCGCGTCTCGGGGAGACGCTCATGAGTTCCTGAAGAGCGCGACGGTGATCTACGACAGGGCCCGTCACCTGCTCGACGCCCGGAACGGCAACGGCGACACGCCCCTGCACTGCGCCGCCCGGGCAGGGTGGGGCGGGATGGTCGCTCATCTCGTGGGTCTCGCGAGAGGAGCCGAGaatggcggtggcggcggcgacgacgagaAGGTGAAGGCGATGCTGAGGATGCAGAACGAGCAGGGAGAGACGGTGCTACACGAGGCGGTCCGTTTGGGCAGCGGAGACATGGTCGGCCGGCTGATGTCGGAGGACCCCCATCTAGCTCGAGTTCCGCCGGCCGATGGCGCCTCGCCGCTGTACTTGGCTGTCTCGCTGGAACACGACGACATTGCACGGCAGCTCTATCAGAACGACAAAGGGTTGTCATACTCTGGACCAGACGGGCGAAATGCCTTGCATGTAGCCGCTCTCAAGGGCAAAG AGACAATAAAAATGCTACTGGAATGGAACAAGGATCTCATCAGACAAGCAGACAGATCCAGTAGAAGCACACCTCTCCACTTTGCGGCATCATGGGGGGAGCATGAGGTGATCAGCTTGCTCTTGGATGCTGACCAATCCGCGGCGTATCAGCCAGACATCGACGGATCGTTTCCCATACACGTGGCGGCGTACGCGAACAAAGTCAAGGCAGTCTCTGTCTTGCTCGACGGCCGCCGGGACTGCGCCGAGCTACGTGACGCCAATGGCAGGACCTTCCTCCATGTGGCCGTCCTTGAGGAGAGCCAGTCTGTGGTGACATACGCCTCCAACCTGCAGAGCAAGAAATTTGCATCGTCGGTGATGAACATGCAGGACAAGGACGGCAACACCGCGCTGCATCTTGCGATCCAGATGGGGAACATGTGGATCTTCAGTCCTCTAATGAAGAACCGTGAAGTTAAGCTGAATCTGAGAAACAACAAGGGACAAACGCCACTTGATCTCTCGTGGATCACGACACCTGCAGGGGTTCATTACGGATTG AACCCAAGAATTATGATACATAGGTTGCTTCAAGATGCTGGCGCAAAGAATGGCACATTTAGATGTGATCACTTCCACAAAGAACATATCGTTTTGCTAGACCCGAAGGAAGAAGCGCAGAAGATAACCGACTCCACACAGACCATAGGCATCGGCTCTGTGCTGATCGCGACGGTGGCCTTCACCGCAGCCTTCGCCCTACCCGGTGGCTACCGAGCGGATGACCATCCGAATGGCGGCACACCGACGCTGGCCAGGCACTATGCGTTCGACGTGTTCATCATCGCCAACACGCTAGCCTTCATCTGCGCGTGCCTATCCATCACCAGCCTCATGTACGCGGGGGTCACCACCGTGGACATCCGCACCCGCATGATCTCCTTCGTTATCTCGGTCACGTTCATGGCCGGCTCGGCTAGGAGCCTCGGCGCTGCCTTTGTGTTCGGGCTGTACGTGGTGCTGGCCACGGTCGCGCGCACAACGGCCATCGCTTCATGCGCGATCACAGCTCTCGCATTGGTCGACGCCGTGTGGGCCTTCTCGATGGTGGCCAATGGGGAGCTGATGCTGCTAAAGAGGCTTGGAGTTCGGGCATGGTGGAGGCTTCCATGGGCGATTCTACTGACCTTTCTGTCGCAGTTCTGGCCTTACATTGTGATCGCCGGCGTGCTAATATTTTACAAGGTTGATAGAGTTCATTGA
- the LOC125556027 gene encoding UDP-glycosyltransferase 90A1-like has protein sequence MAFASSSTESHVLPHIAIFPFMARGHTIPLIQLVHHLRRRRLATVTFFTTHGNAAFVREGLSGADETAIVELAFPADVSGIPPGVESAEAVTSMASFVAFAHGVSLLQPQLEASLSAMEPPASLLIADAFLYWTNASAATLGVPKVSFFGISAFAQVMRELRISHDPFPALQHADVDGDGNPATFAVPEFPHIKLTLEDLMAPFGDPSSVAPMMELDGKLGKAIEESHGLIVNTFQGLEKPYMEFWNKHYRPTAWAIGPLCLSQPPSSLSGDAGRPSWMEWLDEKAAAGRAVLYVALGTLAAIPEVQLKEVADGLERAEVDFIWAVRPENIDLGAGFEERTKGRGLVVREWVDQLGILQHQSMRGFLSHCGWNSVLESVTAAVPLAVWPMHADQPLNATFVVDELKIAVRVHTSDRTMRGLATSEEISEVVRKLMLGEAGIEAAKNVAGLSALAMESVLEGGSSWKSVEEMIGELCAPNMHANVEPSKEES, from the coding sequence ATGGCTTTTGCTTCTTCCTCTACGGAATCCCATGTCCTCCCTCACATAGCAATCTTCCCCTTCATGGCCAGGGGCCACACCATCCCGCTCATCCAGCTTGTCCACCACCTCCGTCGTCGCCGCCTCGCCACCGTCACCTTCTTCACAACCCATGGCAACGCGGCCTTCGTCCGCGAGGGACTGTCCGGGGCCGACGAGACGGCCATCGTCGAGCTCGCGTTCCCCGCCGACGTTTCGGGCATCCCACCGGGCGTGGAGAGCGCCGAGGCGGTCACGTCCATGGCCTCCTTTGTCGCCTTCGCACACGGCGTGTCGCTGCTCCAGCCACAGCTCGAGGCGTCGCTCTCCGCCATGGAACCTCCGGCCAGCCTCCTCATCGCCGACGCGTTCCTGTACTGGACGAACGCGTCGGCGGCCACGCTCGGCGTCCCGAAGGTGTCGTTCTTCGGCATCTCTGCGTTCGCACAGGTCATGCGGGAGCTGCGCATCAGCCACGATCCGTTCCCGGCGCTGCAGCACGCCGACGTCGACGGCGACGGCAATCCGGCGACGTTCGCGGTGCCTGAGTTCCCGCACATCAAGCTCACGTTGGAGGACTTGATGGCGCCCTTCGGCGACCCGTCGTCGGTCGCGCCGATGATGGAGCTGGACGGCAAGCTGGGGAAGGCCATAGAGGAGAGCCATGGCCTGATCGTCAACACCTTCCAAGGCCTAGAGAAACCGTACATGGAGTTCTGGAACAAGCACTACAGGCCCACGGCCTGGGCCATCGGCCCGCTCTGCCTCTCCCAGCCCCCTTCTTCTTTATCGGGCGACGCCGGCCGGCCATCATGGATGGAGTGGCTGGACGAGAAGGCAGCCGCCGGCCGGGCCGTGCTGTACGTGGCGCTCGGGACGCTGGCCGCGATCCCGGAGGTGCAGCTGAAGGAAGTTGCAGACGGGCTGGAGCGGGCCGAGGTAGATTTCATATGGGCCGTGAGGCCCGAGAATATCGATCTTGGTGCAGGGTTCGAGGAGCGTACCAAGGGCAGAGGCTTGGTGGTGAGAGAGTGGGTGGATCAATTGGGGATTTTGCAGCACCAGAGCATGAGAGGGTTTCTGAGTCACTGCGGGTGGAACTCGGTGCTGGAGAGCGTCACGGCTGCTGTGCCGCTGGCAGTTTGGCCTATGCATGCTGATCAACCTTTGAACGCAACATTTGTAGTTGATGAGCTCAAGATAGCGGTTAGGGTCCACACGAGTGATAGAACGATGCGGGGTTTGGCCACGAGCGAGGAAATATCAGAGGTGGTCAGGAAGCTTATGCTCGGGGAGGCCGGAATTGAAGCGGCAAAGAATGTTGCCGGGCTATCGGCGCTAGCTATGGAGTCCGTGTTGGAGGGAGGGTCCTCTTGGAAATCAGTGGAGGAGATGATCGGTGAGTTGTGTGCACCCAACATGCATGCAAATGTTGAGCCAAGCAAGGAGGAGTCTTGA